A part of Brassica rapa cultivar Chiifu-401-42 chromosome A05, CAAS_Brap_v3.01, whole genome shotgun sequence genomic DNA contains:
- the LOC103866404 gene encoding short-chain dehydrogenase reductase 3b isoform X1 produces MHIIHMHKYQHISSRKYHSERFNNVWTQAIFSSLIPFPYNGIHKFIFMQYDLLNLCRLEGKVVIITGGASGIGAESVRLFTKHGARVVIVDVQDELGQELSVSIGEDKASYYHCDVTNETEVENAVKYTVDKHGRLDVLFSNAGVIEPFVSILDLNLDALDRTIAVNLRGAAAFFKHAARAMVEKGTRGSIICTTSIAAEIAGTAPHGYTASKHGLLGLIKSASGGLGKYGIRVNGVAPFGVATPLVCNGFNMEPNVVEENTSASANLKGIVLKASHVAEAALFLASDESAYVSGQNLAVDGGYTVVKS; encoded by the exons ATGCATATAATACACATGCATAAATATCAGCACATCAGTTCTCGTAAATATCATTCAGAACGCTTCAACAATGTCTGGACGCAGGCAATTTTCTCATCTCTCATACCATTTCCATATAACggtatacataaatttatatttatgcaaTATGATTTGTTGAATCTTTGCAGATTGGAGGGCAAAGTCGTAATCATCACGGGCGGAGCAAGCGGGATTGGAGCTGAGTCCGTCAGGTTATTCACCAAACACGGCGCCCGAGTCGTTATAGTTGATGTACAAGACGAGCTCGGTCAAGAACTTTCTGTTTCCATCGGAGAAGACAAGGCAAGTTACTATCATTGCGATGTCACAAATGAGACAGAAGTAGAAAACGCCGTCAAGTACACCGTCGACAAACACGGAAGGCTTGACGTTCTGTTTAGTAACGCCGGCGTTATAGAGCCGTTTGTGAGCATTCTTGACCTAAATCTTGACGCGTTAGACCGAACTATCGCCGTTAACCTCCGTGGCGCAGCCGCCTTTTTTAAACACGCGGCACGTGCCATGGTGGAGAAAGGCACGCGTGGCTCCATCATTTGCACCACCAGCATCGCCGCTGAGATCGCCGGGACGGCACCACACGG ATATACTGCGTCGAAGCATGGGCTGTTAGGACTGATCAAATCAGCTTCTGGCGGGTTGGGGAAGTACGGGATAAGAGTAAATGGCGTTGCTCCGTTTGGGGTGGCCACACCATTAGTTTGCAACGGATTCAATATGGAGCCAAACGTGGTCGAGGAAAACACGTCAGCGTCGGCGAATCTGAAGGGAATTGTGTTGAAAGCTAGCCATGTGGCAGAGGCTGCTCTGTTTCTAGCATCGGATGAGTCGGCTTACGTAAGCGGTCAGAACCTGGCTGTTGACGGCGGTTACACGGTGGTTAAGTCGTAG
- the LOC103866405 gene encoding E3 ubiquitin-protein ligase hel2: protein MDDCCAVCAENLEWVAYGFCGHREVCSTCVVRLRFILGDRRCCICKTDCPIVFVTKEFGDDTKTITDFSTLPTEPKEGRVGSFWYHEETKVFFDDFNQYTRIKSMCRLSCTSCVSNHRMRFKSVEHLKNHLNHQHKLHMCSLCLVGRKVFICEQKLFTKEQLNQHISSGDSEVDGSESERGGFTGHPMCEFCKRPFYGGNELYTHMSREHYTCHICQRLRPGQYEYYGNYDDLEAHFRSDHFLCEDESCLAKKFIVFQTEPELKRHNTVDHGGRMSRSQQSASLQIQAGFQVQSRRGRRRSSQAPYAIDDGYPLLQTMRSPGGSRLGESSFPPLSVQANRGVQTRFGQNSESNNLRHEANRSAAARSSQTWPALIRGPTQASVPSSIQSSSASAQSQSRTLASAQASVGGCSSGSSLNPCNAKRNHHTSSTAKTSDTRSLEQPSHPGSPPDSAVKSDNKSLVDKIRSSLGHDEELFKAFKDTSGKYRHGSIDARTYLEYVKGYGLSHLVLDMARLCPDPKRQKELIDTYNACLKSSSQTKESCGLKKNKGKAVKVESSSDSMGFKLQFSDKSQDEDKVKVQKDKGKAVVDTSSGGGVGLGGNTGKQFKKTPKFLRARLGEKSMAANLRSSSNSTEPEGESKNDDSKSSQSSPGGLQLRGAWRRGSAKLFS, encoded by the exons ATGGATGATTGCTGCGCCGTTTGCGCCGAGAATCTAGAATGGGTTGCTTACGGCTTCTGCGGCCACCGAGAGGTTTGCTCCACCTGCGTCGTTCGCCTCCGCTTCATCCTCGGCGATCGCCGCTGCTGCATCTGCAAAACCGATTGCCCCATCGTCTTCGTCACAAAG GAGTTTGGTGATGATACAAAGACGATTACTGACTTCTCGACGTTGCCAACAGAACCAAAGGAAGGTCGTGTAGGCTCCTTCTGGTACCATGAAGAGACCAAAGTCTTCTTTGATGACTTTAACCAGTACACAAGGATTAAGTCAATGTGCAGACTCTCCTGCACCTCTTGTGTCTCTAACCATCGTATGCGGTTTAAGAGCGTTGAGCACTTGAAGAATCACTTGAACCATCAGCATAAGTTGCATATGTGCAGTTTATGTCTTGTGGGTCGTAAG GTATTCATTTGTGAGCAGAAGCTGTTTACTAAGGAGCAGTTGAATCAGCATATAAGTAGCGGTGACTCTGAAGTTGATGGAAGTGAGAGTGAAAGAGGAGGCTTCACTGGTCATCCTATGTGCGAGTTCTGTAAGCGTCCGTTCTACGGTGGCAATGAGCTTTACACTCATATGTCTAGAGAGCATTACACCTGTCACATTTGCCAAAG GTTGAGACCGGGTCAATATGAGTATTATGGAAACTATGATGATCTGGAG GCTCACTTCCGCAGTGACCATTTCTTATGTGAAGACGAGTCTTGTCTTGCTAAGAAGTTCATAGTTTTCCAAACTGAACCTGAGTTGAAA AGGCACAACACAGTTGATCATGGAGGTAGAATGTCTCGGTCTCAGCAAAGTGCATCGTTACAG ATTCAAGCGGGTTTTCAGGTCCAGAGTCGCCGTGGAAGGAGACGATCATCTCAAGCACCTTATGCCATTGACGACGGTTATCCTCTTCTTCAAACTATGAGGAGCCCTGGAGGATCACGTCTGGGAGAATCTTCTTTCCCTCCACTCTCTGTGCAAGCAAACCGAGGAGTGCAAACAAGATTTGGACAGAACTCAGAGAGTAACAATCTAAGACATGAAGCAAATAGAAGTGCAGCTGCTAGGTCTTCTCAAACCTGGCCAGCGTTAATCCGAGGCCCAACTCAAGCATCTGTTCCAAGCAGTATACAATCTTCTAGCGCTTCTGCTCAATCTCAGTCTAGAACTCTTGCTTCTGCTCAAGCATCAGTTGGTGGATGTTCATCTGGTTCTTCACTGAATCCCTGCAATGCAAAGAGGAATCATCACACATCTTCAACTGCTAAAACGTCTGATACAAGATCACTAGAGCAGCCTTCTCATCCTGGTTCTCCTCCAGATTCTGCTGTGAAGTCTGATAACAAGAGTTTGGTTGATAAAATACGCTCCAGCCTCGGTCACGATGAAGAGTTATTCAAGGCCTTCAAAGATACATCAGGAAAGTATCGTCATGGTTCGATAGATGCTAGAACTTACTTAGAGTATGTGAAAGGGTATGGGTTGTCTCACTTAGTTCTCGATATGGCTAGACTCTGCCCTGACCCTAAGAGACAGAAGGAGCTCATTGATACCTATAATGCTTGCTTGAAGAGCAGTTCACAGACAAAAGAGAGTTGCGGTTTGAAGAAAAACAAAGGGAAAGCTGTGAAAGTTGAAAGTAGCAGTGACTCCATGGGGTTTAAGTTGCAGTTCTCTGACAAATCTCAGGATGAAGACAAGGTGAAGGTACAgaaagacaaaggcaaagcaGTTGTGGACACTTCATCTGGTGGTGGAGTGGGATTAGGCGGCAACACAGGGAAGCAATTTAAGAAAACTCCAAAGTTTCTTAGAGCACGTCTTGGCGAGAAATCCATGGCTGCAAACCTTAGGAGTTCTTCTAACTCAACAGAGCCTGAAGGAGAATCCAAGAATGATGACTCCAAAAGTAGCCAGAGCTCTCCCGGTGGGTTGCAACTTCGTGGTGCTTGGCGGAGAGGAAGTGCAAAACTCTTCTCctag
- the LOC103866404 gene encoding short-chain dehydrogenase reductase 3b isoform X2: MTSIVHNKMLTNHQVVIVKDDYFDRMMPSFFTCFLLIRLEGKVVIITGGASGIGAESVRLFTKHGARVVIVDVQDELGQELSVSIGEDKASYYHCDVTNETEVENAVKYTVDKHGRLDVLFSNAGVIEPFVSILDLNLDALDRTIAVNLRGAAAFFKHAARAMVEKGTRGSIICTTSIAAEIAGTAPHGYTASKHGLLGLIKSASGGLGKYGIRVNGVAPFGVATPLVCNGFNMEPNVVEENTSASANLKGIVLKASHVAEAALFLASDESAYVSGQNLAVDGGYTVVKS; this comes from the exons ATGACTTCTATAGTCCACAACAAAATGCTTACGAATCATCAAGTCGTG attgtgaAGGATGATTACTTTGATCGGATGATGCCTTCGTTCTTCACTTGTTTTCTGTTAATCAG ATTGGAGGGCAAAGTCGTAATCATCACGGGCGGAGCAAGCGGGATTGGAGCTGAGTCCGTCAGGTTATTCACCAAACACGGCGCCCGAGTCGTTATAGTTGATGTACAAGACGAGCTCGGTCAAGAACTTTCTGTTTCCATCGGAGAAGACAAGGCAAGTTACTATCATTGCGATGTCACAAATGAGACAGAAGTAGAAAACGCCGTCAAGTACACCGTCGACAAACACGGAAGGCTTGACGTTCTGTTTAGTAACGCCGGCGTTATAGAGCCGTTTGTGAGCATTCTTGACCTAAATCTTGACGCGTTAGACCGAACTATCGCCGTTAACCTCCGTGGCGCAGCCGCCTTTTTTAAACACGCGGCACGTGCCATGGTGGAGAAAGGCACGCGTGGCTCCATCATTTGCACCACCAGCATCGCCGCTGAGATCGCCGGGACGGCACCACACGG ATATACTGCGTCGAAGCATGGGCTGTTAGGACTGATCAAATCAGCTTCTGGCGGGTTGGGGAAGTACGGGATAAGAGTAAATGGCGTTGCTCCGTTTGGGGTGGCCACACCATTAGTTTGCAACGGATTCAATATGGAGCCAAACGTGGTCGAGGAAAACACGTCAGCGTCGGCGAATCTGAAGGGAATTGTGTTGAAAGCTAGCCATGTGGCAGAGGCTGCTCTGTTTCTAGCATCGGATGAGTCGGCTTACGTAAGCGGTCAGAACCTGGCTGTTGACGGCGGTTACACGGTGGTTAAGTCGTAG
- the LOC103866404 gene encoding short-chain dehydrogenase reductase 3b isoform X3, with translation MSGRRLEGKVVIITGGASGIGAESVRLFTKHGARVVIVDVQDELGQELSVSIGEDKASYYHCDVTNETEVENAVKYTVDKHGRLDVLFSNAGVIEPFVSILDLNLDALDRTIAVNLRGAAAFFKHAARAMVEKGTRGSIICTTSIAAEIAGTAPHGYTASKHGLLGLIKSASGGLGKYGIRVNGVAPFGVATPLVCNGFNMEPNVVEENTSASANLKGIVLKASHVAEAALFLASDESAYVSGQNLAVDGGYTVVKS, from the exons ATGTCTGGACGCAG ATTGGAGGGCAAAGTCGTAATCATCACGGGCGGAGCAAGCGGGATTGGAGCTGAGTCCGTCAGGTTATTCACCAAACACGGCGCCCGAGTCGTTATAGTTGATGTACAAGACGAGCTCGGTCAAGAACTTTCTGTTTCCATCGGAGAAGACAAGGCAAGTTACTATCATTGCGATGTCACAAATGAGACAGAAGTAGAAAACGCCGTCAAGTACACCGTCGACAAACACGGAAGGCTTGACGTTCTGTTTAGTAACGCCGGCGTTATAGAGCCGTTTGTGAGCATTCTTGACCTAAATCTTGACGCGTTAGACCGAACTATCGCCGTTAACCTCCGTGGCGCAGCCGCCTTTTTTAAACACGCGGCACGTGCCATGGTGGAGAAAGGCACGCGTGGCTCCATCATTTGCACCACCAGCATCGCCGCTGAGATCGCCGGGACGGCACCACACGG ATATACTGCGTCGAAGCATGGGCTGTTAGGACTGATCAAATCAGCTTCTGGCGGGTTGGGGAAGTACGGGATAAGAGTAAATGGCGTTGCTCCGTTTGGGGTGGCCACACCATTAGTTTGCAACGGATTCAATATGGAGCCAAACGTGGTCGAGGAAAACACGTCAGCGTCGGCGAATCTGAAGGGAATTGTGTTGAAAGCTAGCCATGTGGCAGAGGCTGCTCTGTTTCTAGCATCGGATGAGTCGGCTTACGTAAGCGGTCAGAACCTGGCTGTTGACGGCGGTTACACGGTGGTTAAGTCGTAG